Within Natator depressus isolate rNatDep1 chromosome 6, rNatDep2.hap1, whole genome shotgun sequence, the genomic segment GTGCAGATCTTGCATTTATAGAAATtaattaaaaggatttttaactgATGCCTGGTTTAGGCCCCAGTACaaagttttgttttactttttaaaaaggggagtGGGActacaaaataacatttttatgaaTTTCAGATTTACGAATTTATTTAACCTATTTTAAATTCTAGGTAGTAGTTAAAGGATAAATGACATATTGATGGTCAGATTTTTGTTCTGCTTTCTATGCATCATACATACGATTTGTCTACCAATGTTGAAATAAGGTAAGTTAGACATTTACAAGTACATCTATGTCACTGCTAGCAGAGATATAGACCCACATTCGAGTCTAACACTGAATGAGATACAGTGCCAGACTGAAGAGGGTCACAGAACGCTTTCAGTGAAGAAGCACCTGTTGACAAATAACTAAGGAAAGAGATGAAATATACCTGGATTCCTAGGATGTGACTTCGGGTGGCTTCTCTTCCAATACTTCCACTCAGGTCTTGCAGCATCTTTCAGTTTGGGCTTTTCAAAAAGACTGGAATCTGTATTAACAGCACTATCCACCATCGTGCTCTTAGTTAGGCACATCTCCTCCTCACTTTCTAAatcagaagaggaggaggaggaggaagcagcagcagcagctgctggttcattttcctttggactttccaATTCTAGAAATTGTGCCATGGGTTTGTTATTGGACTCTTGCGGTTTAGTGCCTCTTTGAGAGAGCAAAGATGTGGATAGTAGAGGCCACCAGGCATTGAATTTGGGATGGGAGCAGCAGATACATCCCACATGGACTGGTGAACAGCATACACTGTGCCAGTGACCATGAAAGGGGGGGCAGATTAATGGGCATGGCCGTGGCCACCTGTACTTACTTAGCCCATCATCTAAAGCACATGAATGGATGGGAGCTCTTAGAAATCTGCAAGTAGAAGTGTAAGAGCTAGTAGTGTTGTGGGGGTTCATAAACTTTAATCTGCTGGTGAAGGGCATGTGAATCATCTCAACTATCCTTTCCCACATGTCTGGTGGAATCCATAAGGCCACACCTAGTGGTACTTTCACTTTCTTGTCATTCCAAAAATAGACCATGATTTCTTCATCCTCTGAGgctattgaaaagaaaaaaggtaagaTACCATTAGACAGTACTGCTCTGGTTGGGAAAATACTAGTGTCTTGACTGGTCTTAGCAATTTAATACACGTTTTCTACCTTTGTTCAAGAGCAGGAACACCTTCCTGTTCTAACACCTCCTCATCATATACTGTACGATATGGAGGCTGCTATTGAATTTGCCATTGTTATCACAGACCCGGCAGAAGTTTTCCTGCAAATCTGTCCCCATGTGAAATAGACGCAAATGGTAATTGTCTGGTACTTTTGGTATTGCAGCCAAATTGGGCCGTGATAATCCAATGACATTTTACCAGTATTTTGATAAGCAAACAGGGCCAAATTGTCAAACATGGGTGGATTATTAGTCTATCTAAATTCCACATGTGAGTGCTCAGATCAGCACTTGGATATATAAATAACCCAGTGCCGACCTGAGCATTCTAACGGGCGCCATCTTCTTAACACTACCCCCATTTGAAAATGAAGTTTCCCTATGCATCAGATAATGGAACACATTATCCTTTCCCCAATGGCTGGTGCCCTTGTTTCAGTAAGAAGTTAAATTGAATAACTGCTAAAAGACTAGAGGTAGTGGATAGCAAAGGTGCAAATTTAAAAAGTCACTGTTTTCTTAATAAAAGGTAGAGCAATCTAGAAGTTAACACACACACTCAAGGTATTACTAAGGAGCACTTTCTAGGGATCCGTTACTAGTTCCCACTACATCCCTTGGTATAAATTTGTAAAATAAACATTGCAAGTTGCACTGATGCTTCTGCTGCAGTAGCAATACCAAAAACAGTGTTCATTTTTACCACTTCAGGGGATCCCTTCTTACCTCTCAGGGGATCCCGTGTCTCAATGCCCAGGAGGATGGTTCCAGGGCCATATCTGACAAGGTCTGGCTCCCAGGGTGCCAGCACTTTGTCTCCAGGGAGTATGGAGTGCCTCATTCCGTTGACATATTCAAGGATGTCATCCCTGGCTGTTTTTTGCACACATACTGAGTACTTGTCACCCGATGCAGGTGGTTTGTCAAACTCTACCAGGAAAGTTCCTCTTTCGCCCTGTTACCAGGAACAAAACAATTATGAGGAAGCCCACCCTGTATACATAATATAAGGCCTTGTACTGCAGTCAGCAGTCCCTTCCATGGCAGCTTAGACTAGGTCTGAACTCTAGGACAGCAGGAATGGTGACAGTAAGCAGCACGTGCTGTGTTAGTCTCTCATCTAGAGAGCTGGAAAGAACTACAGGGGGATGTTTGTGTTCAGCAGCCTTGGTAAAATATCCCTGTGCATACACTGCAACTAAGACCTGTATTTTCTCCCCTGCAAAAGACGCTACAGGCCTGAGATTCCATGCCCAGCTGTAATTCATGGGATGCTGCCTATTTCACAAACTACCCTGTGTACATAGATGGTGACAAAGTACCCAAAGGCAGTTCAGAGCTGTTCTCTATTCACTCATGAATCCTTTCCTGTTACCTACTGGGTAACCAGGCATTTTGTCTTTTAGAAAACAGTTAAGGAGCTTTGCATCAGCAAGTGAAGCAAGCCACTCCCCTGCTCTTCAGAAAGAATAGgcccttttttctttaaagttttaAGTGCTAACAACTTAATGAATTAAAGCATTCACTAGTGTCTCTGAAAAGACATGCTGTGCCTTGGTTTGCAGGGGAATAAAGCCCTATGTGTATCCATAACACACTAACAGTTTTCCAACAGTATTGATGTTTATCTGTCTATTCACAACAGTAGGTGGGGCGCGGGCCATAACACCACAAAATTAATCTAAACGTGGCTCAATGCCCAACACGACTGGCTCAGAAACAAAGAGCCTgtccctgcaaggtgctgagagccCTGACTCGCAGCAGGAGCCAAGGCTTCTTGCAGCCTTGCAGGATGGGCCCAACTGGGGCAAAACGACCTTCCAAAAAAACATCAGCGCTGGTGGAAGAATGGGAAGCCAAAGCGTTACAGCAGCGTAGTGTCACAACAGGAGCTTCCCTAAAGAGATCAGTCTGGTAGTCCCTATCTGACAAGCAGCTGCCTTGTTTTCTGAATAATGGGCATACCCCGACTTTCCACAAGC encodes:
- the C6H11orf16 gene encoding uncharacterized protein C11orf16 homolog isoform X2 translates to MENPGRSLFTEHRYCRAMTALDKLPCSNFLTNIDPFSSGSFMVHPAWVTRLLIPQRCSWIGHCPHFPDTACKGLKVWEESVDIAHVPILARRESDGFYYLGTIKQEIEGERGTFLVEFDKPPASGDKYSVCVQKTARDDILEYVNGMRHSILPGDKVLAPWEPDLVRYGPGTILLGIETRDPLRASEDEEIMVYFWNDKKVKVPLGVALWIPPDMWERIVEMIHMPFTSRLKFMNPHNTTSSYTSTCRFLRAPIHSCALDDGLSKYRWPRPCPLICPPFHGHWHSVCCSPVHVGCICCSHPKFNAWWPLLSTSLLSQRGTKPQESNNKPMAQFLELESPKENEPAAAAAASSSSSSSDLESEEEMCLTKSTMVDSAVNTDSSLFEKPKLKDAARPEWKYWKRSHPKSHPRNPGISIPSSKCTKGKAESRTIFCFDMYPVAPTNQSAMFETIEQSPRRHFTLKDVLIHHDFKPSLGPQATPCLEKLGENQIERERQRKACMEQKRKKKFLQQTWEHEREQQAEEKYYTAQEHRRYITQEKAAAAF